In Ischnura elegans chromosome 3, ioIscEleg1.1, whole genome shotgun sequence, the sequence GGGCATGTGCGGCGCAAACAAGGACGGCCGATGCAACTGGCCCAGGGGGAAAGTCCTGGGAGGAAGTAGCGTCCTCAACTACATGATCTACACCCGCGGGCACCCCAAAGACTACGACGAGTGGGAGCAGCAGGGCAATCGTGGCTGGGGATTCCGAGACGTGCTCAAGTACTTCAAGAAGTCGGCAAACGCTCACATACCGGGAGTCTTCGGAGGAAGCGATGGCAACAGATCGCCCTACCATTCGTCCGGAGGCTATCTGGACGTCGAGCACCTCCGATACAGGACGCCTCTATCGAACGCCTACATTTCAGCCTTCGAAGAGATCGGCATAAGATACAATCCAGACTACAACGGAGAGTATATGGAAGGAATGAGCTACCTGCAATCCACCACAAGGAACGGATCGAGAGTGAGCTCAGCGAAGGGCTTCCTCAGGCCGGTCAGGACGAGGTCCAATCTGCACGTGGCCAAGAACTGCCACGTGACCAAGATCAACATAGATCCTAAGACAAAACGAGCCACGGGAGTGGAGTTCCAGAGGCATGGCAGAAAGTACTCCGTCAGGGCCAACATGGAAGTGATACTTTCAGCAGGAGCCATAAATTCGCCACAGATACTTATGCTTTCAGGAGTGGGACCTCAAGATCACCTTAAAGAGAAGGGAATTGCCGTGATCAAAGACCTTCCAGGAGTAGGGGAAAACCTGATAGACCACCTGTCATTTACCGGATTGGTACACACGATCGAAGTTCCTCAAGCCATCATCCAAAACAGGGATGTGAACTTCGAAAGCGTTGCAAAGTATTACGAGCGCCATGAGGGCCCACTCGTACTTCCGGGAGCAGTCGAGAACATAGGGTACATAAGGACCAACCTTTCCGAAGGCGGACTGCCGGACGTCGAACTGATCATGATGTCCACTAGCCTGGCC encodes:
- the LOC124155254 gene encoding glucose dehydrogenase [FAD, quinone]-like is translated as MNWGYRTVYQEGMCGANKDGRCNWPRGKVLGGSSVLNYMIYTRGHPKDYDEWEQQGNRGWGFRDVLKYFKKSANAHIPGVFGGSDGNRSPYHSSGGYLDVEHLRYRTPLSNAYISAFEEIGIRYNPDYNGEYMEGMSYLQSTTRNGSRVSSAKGFLRPVRTRSNLHVAKNCHVTKINIDPKTKRATGVEFQRHGRKYSVRANMEVILSAGAINSPQILMLSGVGPQDHLKEKGIAVIKDLPGVGENLIDHLSFTGLVHTIEVPQAIIQNRDVNFESVAKYYERHEGPLVLPGAVENIGYIRTNLSEGGLPDVELIMMSTSLAGDDGWVTRRGIGITDEFYDQYFRPLNNRDSWTILPVVMRPRSRGSIKLRNANPFTWPVMRGNYFDDPLDMEAMVAALQRAKSLGNTETMMKLGAKLYERPVPGCAHLPFGSDEYWRCAVRQLTAPLHHQCGTAKMGPVTDKMAVVDDSLRVHGIKNLRVVDASIIPTMVAAHLYAPVLMIAEKASDMIKTTWRSV